The Thiovulum sp. ES genome includes the window ATAAGAATTATTTATAAATTAACAGTCAGCTCCTTAAGAAAAGTTTAATATTACTTTAAGTAGGATTTAAGGTTAGTTAATGTATAATTTCGGTAACAAAAAAGAAATAGAGAATGTAAAAATTCAAAATTTCTCTTTTGAGTTATTATACAAGGTGTTGTTAAATTATGAGTATTCTTACTGCGGAAGAAAAAGAGGTTCTGACGAATGTGTCAAAGTATGAGAAAGATGTGAATATCTTTAAGGAGTCTAAGTCTATTGTTTCAAAAGGGTCTGAGATAAAATATG containing:
- a CDS encoding hypothetical protein (IMG reference gene:2508611048_SP), which translates into the protein MSILTAEEKEVLTNVSKYEKDVNIFKESKSIVSKGSEIKY